A section of the Deltaproteobacteria bacterium genome encodes:
- a CDS encoding aldolase — MHERGRWPGIELYYPPIKFVPKRGAYEEIEEAESRFWRWGATTEAHTIIFDLEDGCQRKAESRALLRKVLPKLDRPDLMVALRINQFRTSEYERDLELVSDLKDHIQVVILAKAGEEYGAAEIRELSSWIVKINAPLAVEPIIEHPKSLKIAEQILGYDSVCHVVFGIHDFSKAMGVHITPRHWLEELRVWRDMLLLEARLHGKGVIGGVDPLVGQKLMPSDLTEDAEVRRWLETEGDEQARVVYEHAKAEAQFGLTGKQVVHPYHIPLCKAAFVPAPDQVQDQMDILRKAMEAKALIGGAILHKGEMLDPPMFGKALQTLLRAAALGALDAEATALAQSVVDAMPDFALRENWPYNVIL; from the coding sequence GTGCACGAGAGGGGGCGCTGGCCCGGCATCGAGCTCTACTACCCGCCGATCAAGTTCGTGCCCAAGCGGGGGGCCTACGAGGAGATCGAGGAGGCCGAGTCGCGCTTCTGGCGCTGGGGGGCGACGACCGAGGCGCACACGATCATCTTCGACCTCGAGGACGGCTGCCAGCGGAAGGCCGAGAGCCGCGCGCTGCTGCGCAAGGTGCTCCCCAAGCTCGACCGCCCGGACCTGATGGTCGCGCTGCGCATCAACCAGTTCCGCACGAGCGAGTACGAGCGCGACCTCGAGCTGGTCTCGGACCTCAAGGACCATATCCAGGTGGTGATCCTGGCCAAGGCGGGCGAGGAGTACGGCGCCGCCGAGATCCGCGAGCTCTCGTCGTGGATCGTGAAGATCAACGCGCCGCTCGCCGTGGAGCCGATCATCGAGCACCCGAAGAGCCTGAAGATCGCGGAGCAGATTCTCGGCTACGACTCGGTCTGCCACGTGGTCTTCGGCATCCACGACTTCTCGAAGGCCATGGGCGTGCACATCACCCCGCGGCACTGGCTCGAGGAGCTCCGGGTCTGGCGCGACATGCTGCTGCTCGAGGCGCGACTACACGGCAAGGGGGTGATCGGCGGCGTCGATCCGCTCGTCGGCCAGAAGCTCATGCCCTCGGACCTGACGGAGGATGCCGAGGTGCGGCGCTGGCTGGAGACGGAAGGGGACGAGCAGGCGCGCGTGGTCTACGAGCACGCCAAGGCCGAGGCGCAGTTCGGGCTCACGGGCAAGCAGGTCGTGCACCCGTACCACATCCCCCTCTGCAAGGCGGCCTTCGTGCCCGCCCCGGACCAGGTGCAGGACCAGATGGACATCCTGCGCAAGGCGATGGAGGCCAAGGCGCTGATCGGCGGCGCGATCCTGCACAAGGGCGAGATGCTCGACCCGCCGATGTTCGGCAAGGCCCTACAGACGCTCCTGCGCGCGGCGGCGCTCGGGGCCCTGGATGCGGAGGCTACCGCGCTCGCGCAGAGCGTGGTGGACGCGATGCCCGACTTCGCGCTCCGCGAGAACTGGCCCTACAACGTCATTCTGTAG